A genome region from Camelus ferus isolate YT-003-E chromosome 25, BCGSAC_Cfer_1.0, whole genome shotgun sequence includes the following:
- the SLA gene encoding src-like-adapter isoform X2, whose amino-acid sequence MGNSMRSTPAPPERPVPSPDGLDSDFLAVLSDYPSPDISPPIFRCGEKLRVISDEGGWWKAISLSTGRESYIPGICVARVYHGWLFEGLGRDKAEELLQLPDTKIGSFMIRESETKKGFYSLSVRHRQVKHYRIFRLPNNWYYISPRLTFQCLEDLVNHYSEVADGLCCVLTTPCLTQSTTTAPAMRAADSPVTLRQKTFDWRRAARLQEDPEGAGNPLGVDESLFSYGLRESIASYLSLTGDDSTPFDRKKKSVSLMYSGSKRKSSFFSSPPYFED is encoded by the exons atggggaacAGCATGCGATCCACCCCGGCGCCCCCCGAGAGGCCTGTGCCCAGCCCAGATG GACTGGACAGCGACTTCCTGGCTGTGCTGAGTGACTACCCATCGCCTGACATCAGCCCGCCGATATTCCGCTGCGGGGAGAAACTGCGCGTGATTTCTGA TGAAGGGGGCTGGTGGAAAGCCATTTCCCTTAGCACTGGTCGAGAGAGTTACATTCCTGGAATATGTGTGGCCAGAGTTTACCACGG ctGGCTGTTTgaagggctgggcagggacaAGGCTGAGGAGCTGCTACAGCTGCCAGACACGAAGATCGGCTCCTTCATGATCAGAGAGAGTGAGACCAAGAAAG GTTTTTATTCCCTCTCGGTGAGACACCGGCAGGTGAAGCATTACCGCATCTTCCGCCTGCCAAACAACTGGTATTACATTTCCCCGAGGCTCACCTTCCAGTGCCTGGAGGACCTGGTGAATCACTATTCCG AGGTGGCTGACGGCCTCTGCTGTGTGCTGACCACACCCTGCCTCACTCAGAGCACAACGACTGCCCCGGCCATGAGGGCCGCTGACTCCCCCGTCACCTTGCGCCAGAAGACCTTCGACTGGAGGAGGGcagccag ACTGCAGGAGGACCCTGAGGGCGCAGGGAACCCACTGGGGGTGGATGAGTCCCTTTTCAGCTACGGCCTTCGGGAAAGCATCGCCTCCTACCTGTCCCTGACCGGTGATGACAGCACCCCCTTTGATCGAAAGAAGAAAAGCGTCTCCCTGATGTACAGCGGAAGCAAAAGGAAGAGCTCTTTTTTCTCGTCACCTCCGTACTTTGAAGACTAG
- the SLA gene encoding src-like-adapter isoform X1, which produces MYSKLGHSPPRGLGVWLPLRVDPLRRRLRAAWTARGEREMGNSMRSTPAPPERPVPSPDGLDSDFLAVLSDYPSPDISPPIFRCGEKLRVISDEGGWWKAISLSTGRESYIPGICVARVYHGWLFEGLGRDKAEELLQLPDTKIGSFMIRESETKKGFYSLSVRHRQVKHYRIFRLPNNWYYISPRLTFQCLEDLVNHYSEVADGLCCVLTTPCLTQSTTTAPAMRAADSPVTLRQKTFDWRRAARLQEDPEGAGNPLGVDESLFSYGLRESIASYLSLTGDDSTPFDRKKKSVSLMYSGSKRKSSFFSSPPYFED; this is translated from the exons ATGTACTCTAAACTGGGTCATTCTCCACCCAGAGGGCTTGGCGTGTGGCTGCCTCTCCGAGTGGATCCCCTGCGCCGTAGGCTTCGAGCGGCTTGGACGGCccggggagagagagaaatggggaacAGCATGCGATCCACCCCGGCGCCCCCCGAGAGGCCTGTGCCCAGCCCAGATG GACTGGACAGCGACTTCCTGGCTGTGCTGAGTGACTACCCATCGCCTGACATCAGCCCGCCGATATTCCGCTGCGGGGAGAAACTGCGCGTGATTTCTGA TGAAGGGGGCTGGTGGAAAGCCATTTCCCTTAGCACTGGTCGAGAGAGTTACATTCCTGGAATATGTGTGGCCAGAGTTTACCACGG ctGGCTGTTTgaagggctgggcagggacaAGGCTGAGGAGCTGCTACAGCTGCCAGACACGAAGATCGGCTCCTTCATGATCAGAGAGAGTGAGACCAAGAAAG GTTTTTATTCCCTCTCGGTGAGACACCGGCAGGTGAAGCATTACCGCATCTTCCGCCTGCCAAACAACTGGTATTACATTTCCCCGAGGCTCACCTTCCAGTGCCTGGAGGACCTGGTGAATCACTATTCCG AGGTGGCTGACGGCCTCTGCTGTGTGCTGACCACACCCTGCCTCACTCAGAGCACAACGACTGCCCCGGCCATGAGGGCCGCTGACTCCCCCGTCACCTTGCGCCAGAAGACCTTCGACTGGAGGAGGGcagccag ACTGCAGGAGGACCCTGAGGGCGCAGGGAACCCACTGGGGGTGGATGAGTCCCTTTTCAGCTACGGCCTTCGGGAAAGCATCGCCTCCTACCTGTCCCTGACCGGTGATGACAGCACCCCCTTTGATCGAAAGAAGAAAAGCGTCTCCCTGATGTACAGCGGAAGCAAAAGGAAGAGCTCTTTTTTCTCGTCACCTCCGTACTTTGAAGACTAG